A region from the Anoplolepis gracilipes chromosome 2, ASM4749672v1, whole genome shotgun sequence genome encodes:
- the Cpr49ah gene encoding endocuticle structural glycoprotein SgAbd-2 — translation MKYVALAMILGLAVAQDPNYHGRNYQQDDGQHQADNRRPTSTTPIPILHWNKQQEHDGTYKTSYETGNNIIAEESGYIKTIGEGEDRAEAIVQQGTFSYTSPEGQLITIHYVADETGFHAQGDHIPTPPPVSEEIQKGLDLIYAGIRQQEEEEARAAAQKSQQPLNQQIDRRDDYNRKYQ, via the exons ATGAAATACGTG gCGTTGGCAATGATTCTGGGATTGGCGGTGGCACAGGATCCAAATTATCATGGACGCAACTATCAGCAGGATGATGGACAACATCAGGCCGACAACAGGCGACCTACCTCTACTACCCCTATCCCGATTTTGCACTGGAATAAACAACAGGAACACGATGGAACTTATAAAACTAG TTACGAAACGGGCAACAACATCATTGCCGAAGAAAGCGGCTACATCAAGACCATCGGTGAAGGTGAAGACCGGGCGGAGGCGATCGTTCAGCAAGGCACCTTCTCGTACACGAGTCCCGAGGGACAGCTGATCACCATTCACTACGTGGCCGACGAGACCGGCTTTCACGCGCAGGGCGATCACATTCCCACGCCACCGCCCGTTAGCGAAGAGATCCAGAAAGGCCTCGACCTCATCTATGCGGGTATTCGTCAGCAAGAA GAAGAAGAAGCTCGTGCAGCAGCCCAAAAATCTCAACAACCATTGAACCAGCAAATCGATAGGCGGGACGACTACAACAGAAAGTATCAATAG